The proteins below are encoded in one region of Lactuca sativa cultivar Salinas chromosome 3, Lsat_Salinas_v11, whole genome shotgun sequence:
- the LOC111896742 gene encoding uncharacterized protein LOC111896742 isoform X1, whose translation MESPPQQAVMEMETDLLSRLTANHLFLGQIEPFRATILALRSRNPDLARAILQTIVASGGRYETILFSSNSSPALLTYLCTLELLQFNDPTSRVWSFDSATLRLRAEFLLYVQTITSRVLETKKVIDNLGQNEMDIANLDSIKRDGTGTSERLEESRWGASGTSIRDIDSKQQFSGSKGDTSEMDINDFDSRTGHLADQDVASAKHWDFQECLRVLNKISEVGFKRLRPDLIELDVKESEEEGTSGATLEIEEGEMVCLRGVILENAVIFQALCENISKQVKWVQGNDGGDDSGLAISPTLQEEDVKSLELIQSYAQMVHLSAMKECLKEGNNDGAMSHIQFLHFDYGVEEADYRMVLQDLLKRGLSGMTAYDDTWLSMRSKLLSIYEKALSSKSIRLVNMIQSIQEELLSEEIETHKVLNGNQIPPPLARLLSFIAQMTPDPSGDQTSSFKSAISACMRDMYHYARISGLHVLECVMDVALSAVKREQLQEASNILSLYPQLQPLVAVMGWDLLPGKTDMRRKLMQLLWTSKSQILRLEESSLYGNKSDEVSCVEHLCDFLCYQLDLASFVACVNSGQSWSLKSSLLLSGKGNTTEFENQELQLDPFVENLVLERLSIHSPLRVLFDVVPDIRFQDAIELFSMQPITSNLAAWKRMKDVELMHMRYAMESAVLALRAMGNSKNNEVKSYQMALCYLKDLRIHLEAVTNIPRKIMMVNIIISLLHLDDLSRDSSPSPPPRTHPDTSSTSEESGDQCTNEEGNTMVVSFTGGLLNILRQNLPSGVTEQEIAIDGNVPTDGRQALEWRISKARSFIEDWEWRLSILQSLLPLSDRQWKWEEASTVLRAAPSKLLNLCMQRAKYDIGEEAVNRFSLTPEDKATLELAEWVDGAFKRASAADAVSRAADETSVVQDLDFSTLRSQLGPLVATLLCIDVATASSKSSALSQKLLDQAQVMLSEIYPGRAPKMGATYWDQIYEIGIISVVKRLLKRLQELLEQEKFPVLQALLTGDLISTKNFQRQGPRERALAMLHQMIQDAHMGKRQFLSGKLHNLARAIADEEYEREFMRAESTYPDEKDGVVGLGLRPMRQQSSVEKSTASKEAEKRIYGPLTSKATTYLSQFILHIAAIGDIVDGTDTTHDFNYFSLIYEWPKDLLTRLVFDRGSTDAAAKVAEIMSADFVHEVISACVPPIYPPRSGHGWADIAVIPTCPKSSSEGKLLSPSSKEAKPSSYCPSSATPGVPLYPLQLDVVKHLVKLSPVRAVLACVFGNCILYGGNDYSSTMSGSLTDGPGSVQKHDADRLFFEFALDQSERFPTLNRWIQMQTNLHRVSEVAVTAEHSVNDGIEVKTSVKRFREHDSDSDLEHDELAAVGTSSLSVLTDTTNESGIWQDSPKSEAAEIDTTVFLSFGWENEKPYEKAVERLIEEGKLMDALALSDRCLRDGASDHLLKLLIEREEENHTVFNASSHSNFRIPSNSWQYCRRLKDKQLAAKLALKYLHRWELDAALDVLTMCHCHLLETDPSKNEVVLRRQALMRYSHILSADERYNSWQEVEAECKEDPEGLALRLAEKGAVSAALEVAESAGLSIDLRRELQGRQLVKLLTADPITGGGPAEASRFLSSLRDSEDALRVAMGAMQQLPNLRSKQLLVHFFLKRKDSNLNEPELSRLNLWALGLRVLAILPLPWQQRCSALHEHPQLILEVLLMRKQLHSASLILKEFPSLRDNNKIFRYAAKAIAVTIAPPRRETRIQVSGPKAKQKAGGTPTKSSFSNSLSNLQKEARRAFSWNPRNSAEKTAPKDVQRKRKGSGLTQTERATWEAMAGIQEDRVSSYTMDGGQDRLPSVSIAEQWMLTGDPNKDEAVRSSHHYESAPDIILFKELLSLCSDESTSAKGALDLCVNQMRAVLSSETLPENASMETIGRAYHATETFLQGLLYAKSQLRKLSVGNDFSVLSKDMEDTSSDAGSSSMGSQAPDELSETLSHSDTWLRRAELLQSLLGYGIAASLDDIADEESSGRLRDRLILEERYSMAVYTCKKCKIDAFAVWNAWGLALIRMEHYAQARVKFKQALQLYKGDPAPVIQDIINTIEGGPPADVSSVRSMYDHLAKSAPAILDDSLSADSYLNVLYMPSTFPRSERSRRLQEASNENSVNSSEFEDDVPRSNLDSIRYLECVNYLQEFTREDLLEFMFRHGHYKDACMLFFPENSVPTPPQVSSTPQKPDPLSTDYGSIDDLCDLCVGYGAMSVLEEVMASRMSSETADVAVKQYTGAALSRICVFCETHKHFNYLYRFQVIGNDHVAAGLCCIQLFVNSSALDEAIKHLENAKMHFDEALSERYKSGGSTKLVSKGVRAQKLTAEGLIKFSARVSMQVDVVKSFNDTDGPQWKYSLFGNPNDAETFRRRCEIAETLVEKNFDLAFQVIYEFKLSAVDIYAGVASSLADRKKGGQLTEFFRNIKGTIEDDDWDQVLGAAINVYANKHKERPDRLIDMLTSSHRKVLACVVCGRLKSAFQIASRSGSVADVQYVAHQALHANALPVLDMCKQWLSQYM comes from the exons ATGGAATCTCCACCGCAACAGGCAGTGATGGAAATGGAAACAGACCTGCTTTCTCGTCTCACAGCAAACCATTTGTTCTTGGGTCAAATCGAACCGTTTCGAGCTACCATTCTCGCTCTCCGATCTCGAAACCCCGACCTAGCTCGCGCTATCCTCCAAACAATAGTGGCGAGTGGTGGCCGTTATGAGACTATCCTTTTCAGCTCTAACTCTTCCCCTGCTCTTCTCACTTATTTATGTACCCTTGAACTCCTCCAATTTAATGATCCTACATCGCGAGTTTGGAGTTTTGACTCGGCTACTTTGCGTTTGCGCGCTGAATTTTTGCTTTATGTTCAGACTATTACGTCTAGGGTTTTGGAAACTAAGAAAGTGATCGataatttaggtcaaaatgaaaTGGATATTGCCAATCTCGATTCAATTAAGAGAGATGGAACGGGTACTAGTGAGAGGCTTGAGGAGTCGAGATGGGGCGCCAGTGGAACGAGTATTAGAGATATTGATTCAAAACAGCAGTTCAGTGGGTCAAAAGGGGATACCAGCGAAATGGATATTAATGATTTTGATTCAAGAACTGGGCACTTAGCTGACCAGGATGTTGCCAGTGCTAAACATTGGGATTTTCAGGAGTGCTTGAGAGTATTGAACAAAATCTCGGAGGTGGGGTTCAAGAGGTTGAGGCCAGATTTGATTGAACTGGACGTCAAAGAGAGTGAAGAAGAGGGGACCTCTGGTGCTACTCTAGAGATTGAAGAAGGTGAAATGGTGTGTTTGAGGGGAGTAATTTTGGAAAATGCTGTTATTTTTCAGGCACTGTGTGAGAACATATCAAAGCAGGTAAAGTGGGTACAAGGgaatgatggtggtgatgattcAGGTTTGGCTATTTCACCAACACTTCAAGAAGAGGATGTTAAGTCTCTTGAATTGATACAAAGCTATGCTCAGATGGTGCATTTGAGTGCCATGAAGGAATGCTTGAAGGAAGGTAACAATGATGGAGCCATGTCACATATTCAATTTCTTCACTTTGATTATGGTGTGGAGGAAGCTGATTACCG CATGGTTTTGCAAGATCTCCTAAAGAGGGGTTTATCAGGAATGACGGCCTATGATGACACCTGGCTTTCCATGCGAAGTAAATTGCTGTCAATATATGAGAAAGCACTCTCATCAAAATCGATACGTCTTGTAAACATGATACAG TCCATCCAGGAAGAATTGTTATCAGAAGAGATAGAGACACATAAAGTTTTGAATGGCAACCAGATTCCACCCCCTCTTGCacgacttttaagttttattgcACAGATGACACCTGATCCATCGGGTGACCAAACATCATCCTTTAAGTCGGCTATATCTGCATGCATGAGAGACATGTATCATTATGCCCGTATTTCTGGGTTGCATGTACTTGAATGTGTCATGGATGTTGCTCTTTCTGCTGTCAAAAGGGAACAACTTCAAGAAGCTAGCAAT ATTCTTTCATTATACCCCCAACTTCAACCACTTGTGGCTGTTATGGGTTGGGATCTTTTGCCTGGGAAAACAGATATGAGAAGGAAATTGATGCAGCTTTTGTGGACTAgtaaatcacaaattctaaggCTGGAAGAATCTTCTCTTTATGGTAATAAATCAGATGAG GTGTCTTGTGTTGAACATCTTTGTGACTTCCTATGTTACCAGCTTGATCTGGCTTCTTTTGTTGCATGTGTCAATTCTGGACAATCATGGAGTTTGAAATCATCATTACTCTTGTCTGGAAAAGGGAATACCACCGAGTTTGAAAACCAAGAATTGCAGTTGGATCCATTTGTTGAAAATCTTGTTCTTGAAAGATTATCGATCCATAGCCCACTTCGA GTTTTGTTTGATGTAGTTCCAGACATAAGATTTCAAGATGCTATTGAGTTATTTAGCATGCAACCAATCACCTCTAATTTAGCAGCCTGGAAAAG GATGAAAGATGTTGAACTTATGCACATGCGCTATGCCATGGAGTCTGCTGTTCTTGCCTTAAGGGCTATGGGGAATAGTAAGAATAATGAAGTAAAAAGCTACCAAATGGCATTATGTTACTTAAAAGACCTCAGGATTCATTTGGAAGCTGTCACCAACATTCCACGCAAG ATAATGATGGTGAACATTATTATTTCACTTTTACATCTGGATGATCTTTCTCGCGACTCATCACCCTCTCCGCCACCTAGGACGCACCCCGACACATCATCCACTAGTGAGGAAAGTGGCGATCAATGCACCAATGAAGAAGGGAATACAATGGTGGTATCCTTCACAGGTGGACTCCTTAATATACTGAGACAAAATCTACCTTCAGGTGTTACTGAACAGGAGATTGCAATTGACGGAAATGTCCCTACTGATGGGAGACAAGCTTTAGAGTGGAGAATCTCAAAAGCAAGATCTTTTATTGAAGATTGGGAATGGCGTTTATCAATCTTGCAAAGTCTTCTGCCCTTGTCTGATCGtcaatggaaatgggaagagGCATCCACTGTCTTACGTGCAGCCCCATCTAAGTTGCTTAATCT TTGCATGCAGAGGGCAAAGTATGACATAGGAGAAGAGGCTGTAAACCGTTTTTCCCTAACTCCAGAAGATAAAGCAACTCTTGAACTGGCTGAATGGGTGGATGGAGCCTTTAAGAGAGCATCT GCTGCAGATGCTGTTTCTCGTGCTGCTGATGAAACTTCTGTCGTCCAAGACTTGGATTTTTCCACTCTTCGCTCTCAATTGGGTCCTTTAGTTGCG ACTCTTCTATGTATCGATGTAGCTACAGCATCTTCAAAGTCCTCAGCTTTGTCTCAGAAGCTTCTAGATCAGGCTCAAGTCATGTTGTCAGAGATCTATCCTGGACGTGCTCCTAAAATGGGAGCTACTTATTGGGACCAAATTTATGAAATTGGAATAATTTCAGTTGTGAAGCGTCTTCTCAAACGTCTACAAGAGTTGTTGGAACAG gaGAAGTTTCCGGTACTTCAGGCTCTTTTAACAGGAGACCTAATAAGTACCAAGAATTTCCAAAGGCAAGGACCTAGGGAGCGTGCTCTAGCTATGCTTCATCAAATGATTCAAGATGCTCACATGGGGAAACGCCAGTTTCTTAGTG GTAAACTTCATAATCTTGCAAGAGCGATTGCTGATGAAGAATATGAAAGAGAATTTATGAGAGCAGAGAGCACGTATCCTGATGAAAAAGATGGAGTTGTAGGGCTTGGATTGAGACCCATGAGACAACAATCATCAGTTGAAAAGTCAACTGCTTCTAAAGAGGCTGAAAAGAGAATATATGGCCCGTTGACTTCAAAAGCTACAACATACCTTTCCCAATTTATCCTCCATATTGCAGCTATTGGAGACATAGTTGATGGGACAGATACTACACATGACTTCAACTATTTCTCTCTGATATACGAATGGCCTAAAGATCTTTTGACTCGTTTGGTGTTTGACCGAGGTAGCACTGATGCAgctgcaaaagtagctgaaattATGTCTGCTGATTTTGTACATGAAGTGATTTCTGCATGTGTACCTCCAATATATCCACCAAGATCTGGTCATGGTTGGGCAGACATAGCAGTCATCCCTACATGTCCTAAAAGTAGTTCAGAGGGTAAACTTTTATCCCCATCTTCAAAAGAAGCCAAGCCGAGTTCTTATTGTCCGTCCTCAGCCACACCTGGAGTTCCCCTGTACCCTCTTCAGCTAGATGTTGTAAAGCATCTTGTGAAGCTGTCACCAGTCAGGGCTGTTTTAGCATGTGTTTTTGGGAATTGTATTTTATATGGTGGCAACGACTACTCATCAACCATGTCAGGCTCATTGACTGATGGGCCAGGGTCAGTCCAGAAGCATGATGCTGATAGATTGTTCTTTGAGTTTGCACTTGATCAATCCGAGAG GTTTCCGACCTTGAATCGGTGGATACAAATGCAAACTAATCTTCACCGAGTTTCAGAGGTAGCTGTAACTGCTGAGCATTCGGTTAATGATGGAATTGAGGTGAAAACTTCTGTGAAGAGGTTTCGGGAGCATGATAGTGATTCTGATTTAGAACATGATGAGCTGGCGGCGGTTGGCACCAGCAGCCTTTCTGTTCTTACAGACACTACAAATGAAAGTGGTATATGGCAAGATTCACCCAAGTCAGAAGCTGCTGAAATTGATACAACAGTTTTTCTCTCTTTTGGATGGGAGAATGAAAAACCGTATGAAAAAGCTGTTGAAAg ATTGATAGAGGAAGGAAAACTAATGGATGCTCTTGCTCTTTCTGATCGATGCTTACGTGATGGTGCTTCAGATCATTTACTGAAGTTACTCATTGAGCGTGAAGAGGAAAATCATACAGTATTCAATGCTTCAAGTCACTCAAACTTTAGAATTCCAAGCAATAGCTGGCAATATTGCAGACGACTAAAAGATAAACAACTTGCagcaaaacttgccctcaa ATATTTGCATAGGTGGGAATTAGATGCTGCTTTAGATGTTCTCACCATGTGTCACTGTCACTTGCTGGAAACCGATCCTTCCAAGAATGAG GTTGTTCTCAGAAGACAAGCTTTGATGCGGTACAGTCACATATTATCTGCAGATGAGCGTTACAACAGCTGGCAAGAG GTGGAGGCAGAGTGCAAGGAAGATCCAGAAGGTCTTGCACTTAGATTAGCCGAAAAGGGAGCTGTTTCAGCTGCTTTAGAAGTTGCTGAAAGTGCAGGGTTATCAATTGACCTTCGTAGAGAACTTCAGGGGCGCCAACTCGTGAAACTTCTTACAGCAGACCCCATAACAGGTGGCGGCCCAGCAGAAGCTTCACGGTTTCTATCTTCCCTTCGCGATTCAGAAGACGCATTAAGAGTTGCAATGGGCGCAATGCAACAGTTGCCAAATCTTCGATCCAAACAATTACTC GTTCATTTTTTCTTGAAAAGAAAAGACAGCAACTTGAACGAACCGGAGCTTTCCCGGCTTAATCTATGGGCGTTAGGCCTTCGCGTATTGGCTATTTTACCCTTGCCATGGCAGCAAAGATGCTCTGCATTACACGAACATCCCCAACTAATTCTGGAAGTTTTACTAATGCGCAAACAACTCCATTCTGCTTCTTTGATACTTAAAGAATTCCCATCATTAAGGGACAACAATAAAATATTTAGATACGCTGCAAAAGCAATTGCTGTGACTATAGCCCCTCCACGTCGTGAGACTCGGATACAGGTGTCAGGTCCTAAAGCAAAGCAGAAAGCAGGAGGAACTCCAACAAAATCTTCTTTTTCTAATAGCTTAAGTAACTTGCAAAAGGAGGCACGCAGGGCGTTTTCTTGGAACCCAAGGAACAGTGCTGAAAAAACAGCTCCTAAAGACGTACAAAggaaaagaaaagggtctggattGACACAGACTGAAAGAGCTACATGGGAGGCTATGGCTGGGATTCAAGAAGATCGTGTTTCGTCATACACAATGGACGGAGGGCAAGATCGTCTTCCTTCCGTTTCCATTGCTGAACAGTGGATGCTCACGGGCGACCCGAATAAAGACGAAGCTGTCCGGTCCTCGCATCATTACGAAAGTGCCCCTGACATTATTCTATTCAAGGAGCTGCTTTCTCTGTGTTCAGACGAGAGTACATCAGCCAAAGGTGCTTTGGATTTGTGTGTTAATCAAATGAGAGCTGTTTTAAGCTCCGAAACGTTACCCGAAAACGCATCAATGGAAACCATCGGTCGTGCTTATCATGCTACAGAGACATTTCTTCAGGGGCTCCTTTACGCGAAATCTCAACTTAGAAAACTTTCTGTGGGAAATGACTTTTCTGTCCTTTCTAAAGACATGGAGGACACGTCCTCTGATGCAGGGAGTTCTAGCATGGGCAGTCAGGCTCCAGATGAGCTTTCTGAAACCCTATCACATTCCGACACCTGGCTTAGACGCGCAGAACTTTTGCAAAGCCTTTTGGGATACGGAATTGCTGCTTCACTTGATGATATTGCTGATGAGGAATCTTCCGGAAGGTTGCGTGATCGGTTGATTCTAGAAGAACGATATAGCATGGCTGTGTATACTTGTAAGAAATGCAAGATTGATGCGTTTGCTGTGTGGAATGCATGGGGACTTGCTCTAATTAGAATGGAACACTACGCTCAAGCTCGTGTCAAATTCAA GCAAGCACTTCAACTGTACAAGGGTGACCCTGCTCCAGTTATTCAAGATATCATTAATACAATCGAAGGTGGCCCCCCAGCTGATGTCTCATCTGTTCGTTCCAT GTATGACCATTTGGCTAAAAGTGCACCTGCGATCTTGGATGATTCTCTTTCTGCTGACTCGTAtctgaatgttttatacatgccATCTACTTTTCCACGATCGGAAAGGTCTAGAAGATTGCAAGAAGCTTCTAATGAAAATTCAGTTAACAGTTCAGAATtcgaagatgatgttccacgtaGCAATCTGGATAGCATTAGATACCTTGAATGTGTCAACTATTTACAAGAA TTTACACGTGAAGATTTGCTTGAGTTTATGTTTAGACATGGTCATtacaaggatgcatgcatgctATTTTTTCCGGAAAATTCCGTTCCTACCCCTCCTCAAGTATCATCCACCCCACAAAAACCAGATCCTTTATCAACCGACTATGGATCGATTGATGATTTGTGTGACCTGTGTGTTGGTTATGGAGCCATGTCTGTTCTAGAAGAAGTGATGGCTTCTAGAATGTCCTCGGAAACAGCTGACGTGGCAGTGAAGCAGTATACAGGAGCTGCGCTCAGCCGCATATGCGTGTTCTGTGAAACTCATAAACACTTCAACTACCTATACAGATTCCAGGTGATAGGGAACGATCATGTGGCTGCTGGACTATGTTGTATCCAGTTATTTGTGAATTCATCTGCTCTTGATGAAGCTATAAAACACTTGGAAAATGCAAAA ATGCATTTTGATGAAGCGTTATCAGAAAGATACAAAAGTGGAGGCTCAACTAAGCTTGTGAGCAAGGGTGTACGTGCACAAAAACTTACAGCAGAAGGGCTAATCAAATTTTCTGCCCGAGTTTCCATGCAG GTGGATGTGGTTAAATCGTTTAATGATACAGACGGGCCTCAATGGAAATACTCTCTTTTTGGAAATCCAAACGATGCAGAAACTTTCAG GAGGAGGTGTGAGATTGCAGAAACTCTAGTGGAGAAGAATTTCGACCTAGCTTTCCAAGTGATATACGAGTTCAAGCTTTCTG CTGTTGACATATATGCTGGTGTCGCATCATCCCTTGCTGATAGGAAAAAGGGCGGTCAATTGACTGAATTTTTCAGAAATATCAAGGGTACAATTGAAGATGACGACTGGGATcag GTTTTGGGAGCAGCTATTAATGTATATGCCAACAAACATAAAGAACGACCTGATCGTCTTATTGACATGTTAACTAGCAGCCACAG GAAGGTTTTGGCTTGTGTGGTGTGTGGTCGTCTAAAAAGTGCGTTCCAGATTGCTTCTAGAAGTGGAAGTGTGGCTGATGTTCAGTATGTTGCACATCAG GCATTACATGCAAATGCACTTCCAGTGCTGGATATGTGCAAACAATGGCTGTCTCAGTACATGTAA